In one window of Tellurirhabdus rosea DNA:
- a CDS encoding acyltransferase family protein, with amino-acid sequence MSLKRIEELDALRGIAALLVVGFHYVMRTEYSHTPLIYGVTGVDLFFIISGYVIFLTLNRTRDWRDFVVSRFARLYPAYWFAVLFTGVLFYFFDRGGFRFTMIPMNLTMFQRLFDKQDLDGPYWTLWVELVFYALMLLVLFTRSVQSIYRNGLIALLLLLVFHLAGLSFFPEAYPAITKRISFLSHAPLFFAGIVFFNLRARQRWYDHLVLLGCLLFACLLHDRGGHSYKHMNQAMHAAITAFYFAVFYLFCYGRLGFIKNKITLFLGRISYSLYLIHQFVSTKVIIPTLIERYHFSRIEASLIALAVVIALATFMNQYIEEPANQWIKGTYKAWKNRKPVEKEVLV; translated from the coding sequence ATGAGTTTGAAACGAATTGAGGAACTGGATGCCCTGCGCGGAATTGCCGCCCTGCTGGTCGTGGGTTTTCACTACGTGATGAGGACCGAATACAGCCATACGCCCCTGATTTACGGCGTCACCGGCGTTGACCTGTTCTTCATCATCAGCGGCTACGTTATTTTCCTGACCCTGAACCGGACCCGCGACTGGCGCGATTTTGTCGTCTCCCGCTTCGCCCGGCTGTACCCGGCCTACTGGTTTGCCGTCCTCTTCACTGGAGTTCTGTTCTACTTCTTCGACCGGGGCGGTTTCCGGTTCACGATGATTCCGATGAACCTGACCATGTTTCAGCGGCTTTTCGACAAACAGGACCTCGACGGGCCGTACTGGACGCTCTGGGTAGAACTGGTTTTTTACGCCCTGATGCTGCTGGTGCTGTTTACCCGAAGCGTCCAGAGTATTTACCGAAACGGCCTGATAGCGTTGCTCTTACTGCTGGTGTTTCATCTGGCGGGGCTGTCGTTTTTTCCGGAAGCTTACCCGGCCATCACAAAACGGATTTCGTTCCTCAGCCACGCCCCGCTGTTTTTCGCCGGGATTGTCTTTTTCAACCTGCGGGCGCGCCAGCGGTGGTACGACCACCTCGTGCTACTGGGCTGCCTGCTGTTTGCCTGTCTGCTGCACGACCGGGGCGGGCATAGCTACAAGCACATGAATCAGGCCATGCACGCGGCCATCACCGCTTTTTACTTCGCCGTTTTTTACCTTTTCTGTTATGGCAGGCTCGGTTTTATAAAGAATAAAATTACCCTGTTCCTCGGCCGGATTTCGTATTCACTATACCTGATTCACCAGTTTGTCTCCACGAAAGTGATCATTCCGACCCTGATCGAACGGTATCATTTTTCCCGCATCGAAGCCTCGCTAATTGCCCTCGCGGTAGTGATCGCCCTCGCCACGTTCATGAATCAATACATCGAAGAGCCGGCAAATCAGTGGATTAAAGGAACATACAAAGCCTGGAAAAACCGGAAGCCGGTGGAGAAAGAAGTGCTGGTTTGA